A single region of the Salicibibacter cibi genome encodes:
- a CDS encoding superinfection immunity protein → MEILVSIFFFLLIIIGIAVAIGMYGIPTIIAFARNHKNKTAILALNILLGWTFLGWVACLVWSLTNDQSNQQTIT, encoded by the coding sequence GTGGAAATATTGGTAAGTATTTTTTTCTTTTTGCTTATTATCATTGGAATTGCGGTTGCTATTGGTATGTATGGAATACCGACCATTATTGCCTTCGCACGTAACCATAAAAATAAAACAGCCATATTAGCGCTTAATATTTTATTGGGATGGACATTCTTAGGCTGGGTAGCGTGCCTCGTATGGTCATTAACGAATGACCAATCCAATCAACAAACGATCACTTAA